In Candidatus Binatia bacterium, the genomic window CGCTGGCGCGGAGTTCCTCCGGTGTCGCGTTCGGAAAGCGGTCTGGGTGCAAGCGCCGGGTAAGCTCGTACCAGGTTTCTTTTAAAGCTCCGACGTCGACGGAGGGACGATCGGGGAGGCCCAGAACCTCGAGGTAGTCCGTATTGGAGGGTAGCATCTGGACGGCGCCGCACTCGGTGCAGAAAAAGGCCGGGCTCTGCTCTTTCGAGCAGCGCCAGCATCGAATCCGACCCATGATCGGTCTTCTAGATCCCGAAGGATTGCCCACACCCGCAGGTGCGTGAAACATTCGGGTTGTTCAGTTGGAAGCCCGATTGCATCAGGTCGTCGCTGTAGTCGAGCTCTGTGCCGTTCAGATAGAGGTAGCTTTTCCGATCGACGATGATCCGGGCGCCATCGCGCTCGAAGACACGATCGCCCTTTCGCTCCTCGTCCAGGTCCATTTTATAGGACAGTCCCGAGCAGCCTCCGCCCACGACCTTCACGCGCAGACCTTTCTCTGTCTGGGCATCCTCTGCCGTCAGAGACAGGATTTTTTCAATCGCCTGATCGCTCAGTGTGATACCTTTGGGGCCGATAGCCAACGTTCGCTCCTTCTTGTTTCCCGAGGCAGGCTCAGGAATCTTCCGAAGTGTCCCCGTGCCGAGACTTCCAATCGTTGACGGCCGCCTTGATCGCATCTTCCGCGAGAACGGAACAATGGATCTTGACGGGAGGCAGCGACAGTTCTTCGACGATGGTTTCGTTGGAGATCCCGGCGACTTCTTCGACGCCCTTACCCTTGACGAGTTCGGTGACATAGCTCGAGCTCGCGATGGCGCTGCCGCAGCCGAATGTCTTGAACTTGGCGTCTTCGACAACCCCGTCGTCGCTGATCTTCAATTGAAGTTTCATGACATCGCCGCACTCGGGAGCGCCGACGATCCCCGTGCCGACGTTGTCTTCGTCCTTTTCAAACGAACCGACGTTGCGGGGGTTGGAGTAGTGATCCAGAACTTTGTCGCTGTAGCTAGCCATTTTCTATTCCTCTGCCATGCCATTTCAATGCGAAATGCCGGCGAAGTAGTCCTTCAGGTCGATACCCTCTTTTGCCATTTCGTAGAGGGGAGAGAGTTCGCGTAGTCTTTTCACTTCGCTGATGACGAGTTTGGCCACCTGATCCACGTCTTCGTCCGTGTTGAAGCGGCCGAGACCGAAGCGAATCGAGGTATGAGCCAATTCATCGCCGACGCCCAATGCTTTGAGGACGTAGGAGGGTTCGAGTGTAGCGGAAGTACAGGCGGAACCCGAGGAGACCGCTACCGCAGGCTCGTCCGGGTGAGCGGATCCATTGAGACCCATCAGCATGGATTCGCCCTCGATATAAGCGAAACTCAAGTTCAGGTTCCCCGCCAGTCGCTCGGACGGGTGTCCGTTGAGATAGATTTCGTCCAGTTCGTCGGCGAGGAGCTTGTGAAGTCGCTCGCGCATCCCGAGGACGCGGTCATGATCGGCCTGCATATCCTCTTGGGCAATTTCGATTGCCTTGGCAAATCCGACGATTCCCGGCACGTTCAGGGTACCCGATCGCATGCCTCTCTCGTGTCCGCCCCCGTCCATCTGGGAAGTGATGCGGACGCGCGGTCCTCGGGATCGGACCCAGAGAAGGCCGACGCCCTTCGGGCCGTAAATTTTGTGGGCTGTTGCCGAGAGGAGGTCGATTCCCAGATCATTGACGTCAATGGGCATCTTGCCGAAGCCCTGCGTGGCGTCGCAGTGAAAGAGAACGCCCTTTTCCTTGGCGATCTTGCCGATCTCGCGGATCGGGTGAATGGTGCCGATTTCATTATTCGCGATCATGAAAGACAGCAGGATCGTATCGTCCCCGATGGCATCGCGAATTTCCTGAGGGTCCACCCGACCGGTCGTATCCACGCCCAGGTAGGTGACGCGGGCTTTACCGGCGCGCTCGAGGGCCTTGCAGGTGTCGAGAACCGCCTTGTGCTCGGTGACACAGGTGATGATGTGGTTGCCCTTGTCCTTGTAGAACTCGGCGGCGCCTTTGATGGCGACGTTATCCGACTCGG contains:
- a CDS encoding iron-sulfur cluster assembly accessory protein, translating into MAIGPKGITLSDQAIEKILSLTAEDAQTEKGLRVKVVGGGCSGLSYKMDLDEERKGDRVFERDGARIIVDRKSYLYLNGTELDYSDDLMQSGFQLNNPNVSRTCGCGQSFGI
- the iscU gene encoding Fe-S cluster assembly scaffold IscU; amino-acid sequence: MASYSDKVLDHYSNPRNVGSFEKDEDNVGTGIVGAPECGDVMKLQLKISDDGVVEDAKFKTFGCGSAIASSSYVTELVKGKGVEEVAGISNETIVEELSLPPVKIHCSVLAEDAIKAAVNDWKSRHGDTSEDS
- a CDS encoding IscS subfamily cysteine desulfurase, with the protein product MSSEKRRIYMDNHATSPLDPRVLDAMMPYLTDSFGNASSRNHPYGWEAEQAVDQAREIAAGLIGGKAKEIVWLSGATESDNVAIKGAAEFYKDKGNHIITCVTEHKAVLDTCKALERAGKARVTYLGVDTTGRVDPQEIRDAIGDDTILLSFMIANNEIGTIHPIREIGKIAKEKGVLFHCDATQGFGKMPIDVNDLGIDLLSATAHKIYGPKGVGLLWVRSRGPRVRITSQMDGGGHERGMRSGTLNVPGIVGFAKAIEIAQEDMQADHDRVLGMRERLHKLLADELDEIYLNGHPSERLAGNLNLSFAYIEGESMLMGLNGSAHPDEPAVAVSSGSACTSATLEPSYVLKALGVGDELAHTSIRFGLGRFNTDEDVDQVAKLVISEVKRLRELSPLYEMAKEGIDLKDYFAGISH